The following are encoded in a window of Thiohalobacter sp. IOR34 genomic DNA:
- the ftsH gene encoding ATP-dependent zinc metalloprotease FtsH: MGKNEFSGGKKPEIEINKPDSEPHRFWQRPDFTLWLYLIFMLVSFYVWQGYHQAQREEIPYSEFLQHVDKGEVAEAVVTERIITGTLTLKDPKTQQPRRFITIPLWDTDLAKDLKDHGVKYSVRPGNDWLSNFLFNWVLPFGLLFLFWGWMAKRMGRMGGGFLNIGNKIHIHPEGGIKVTFEDVAGQDEAKQELRETIEFLKDPSRIQRLGGHMPKGVLLMGPPGTGKTLLARAVAGEAGVPFFNISGSEFIELFVGVGAARVRELFEQARKQAPCIIFIDELDAIGGARGMGPAMGGHDEREQTLNQLLTEMDGFDPTSGVVVMAATNRPEILDKALLRAGRFDRQIVVDKPDLEGRVAILRIHTRKMKLADDVDLRIVAQRTPGFVGADLANIANEAAIRAVRENHQAITMADFEAAIDRVIAGPEKKNRALSSEEKRRVAFHESGHALVAVTVPTGEPVHKVSIIPRGVAALGYTLQLPVEEKFLSTVSELKDQLAILLGGRVAEELVYGDISSGAANDLERATEIARSMVTQLGMSDKLGPVTFGKHQQLVYLGVQQEERNYSEETARQIDAEVRALVEEAHRRAHQIIDSRRPVLDALAARLMEKEVISGEEVLEVVRETGGKSSDPHAGA; the protein is encoded by the coding sequence ATGGGCAAGAACGAGTTCAGCGGCGGCAAGAAACCCGAGATCGAGATCAACAAACCGGACAGCGAACCGCACCGCTTCTGGCAGCGTCCCGACTTCACCCTGTGGCTGTATCTGATCTTCATGCTGGTTTCCTTCTATGTCTGGCAGGGCTACCACCAGGCGCAGCGCGAGGAGATCCCCTACAGCGAGTTCCTGCAGCACGTGGACAAGGGCGAGGTGGCCGAGGCGGTGGTCACCGAGCGGATCATCACCGGCACCCTGACCCTCAAGGACCCCAAGACCCAGCAGCCACGCCGCTTCATCACCATCCCGCTGTGGGACACCGACCTGGCCAAGGACCTCAAGGACCACGGCGTCAAATACAGCGTGCGGCCGGGCAACGACTGGCTGAGCAACTTCCTGTTCAACTGGGTGCTGCCCTTCGGTCTGCTGTTCCTGTTCTGGGGCTGGATGGCCAAGCGCATGGGCCGCATGGGTGGCGGCTTCCTCAATATCGGCAACAAGATCCATATCCACCCGGAAGGCGGCATCAAGGTCACCTTCGAGGACGTGGCCGGCCAGGACGAGGCCAAGCAGGAGCTGCGCGAGACCATCGAGTTTCTCAAGGATCCGAGCCGCATCCAGCGCCTCGGTGGCCACATGCCCAAGGGCGTGCTGCTGATGGGACCACCCGGCACCGGCAAGACCCTGCTGGCCCGCGCGGTGGCCGGCGAGGCCGGGGTGCCGTTCTTCAACATCAGCGGCTCGGAGTTCATCGAGCTGTTCGTCGGCGTCGGTGCGGCACGGGTGCGCGAACTGTTCGAGCAGGCTCGCAAGCAGGCCCCCTGCATCATCTTCATCGACGAGCTGGACGCCATCGGCGGGGCACGCGGCATGGGCCCGGCGATGGGCGGCCACGACGAACGGGAGCAGACCCTCAACCAGCTGTTGACCGAGATGGACGGCTTCGACCCCACCTCCGGCGTGGTGGTGATGGCCGCCACCAATCGTCCGGAGATCCTCGACAAGGCGCTGTTGCGCGCCGGCCGCTTCGACCGCCAGATCGTGGTCGACAAGCCGGATCTGGAGGGCCGGGTGGCGATCCTCAGGATCCACACCCGCAAGATGAAGCTGGCCGACGACGTCGACCTGCGGATTGTCGCCCAGCGCACCCCGGGCTTCGTCGGCGCCGACCTGGCCAATATCGCCAACGAAGCGGCGATCCGCGCGGTACGCGAGAACCACCAGGCCATCACCATGGCCGACTTCGAGGCGGCCATCGACCGGGTCATCGCCGGTCCGGAGAAGAAGAACCGCGCCCTGAGCAGCGAGGAGAAGCGGCGTGTCGCCTTCCACGAGTCCGGCCACGCCCTGGTGGCGGTGACAGTGCCCACCGGGGAGCCGGTGCACAAGGTGTCCATCATCCCACGTGGGGTGGCAGCGCTGGGCTATACCCTGCAACTGCCGGTGGAAGAGAAGTTCCTGTCCACGGTCAGCGAACTCAAGGACCAGCTGGCGATCCTGCTCGGCGGCCGGGTGGCGGAAGAACTCGTCTACGGCGACATCTCCAGCGGGGCCGCCAATGACCTGGAGCGGGCCACCGAGATCGCCCGTTCCATGGTCACCCAGCTCGGCATGAGCGACAAGCTGGGTCCGGTCACCTTCGGCAAGCACCAGCAGCTGGTGTACCTCGGCGTGCAGCAGGAGGAACGCAACTACAGCGAGGAGACGGCGCGCCAGATCGACGCCGAGGTCCGCGCCCTGGTCGAAGAGGCGCATCGGCGCGCCCACCAGATCATCGAC
- a CDS encoding sulfite exporter TauE/SafE family protein, which yields MSWLKGIAIGLVAGTGGGLMSLGGGTLVIPLLMGWAGLGPLLARGTALAVSVFSAATGSLIYARHGQLDLLTVLWVALPSFLITPLAAAWSEHLPPTALKRGFGLVVMAGGLLMIFRDLVFDGLAFAADWAPFYLLGVGVVEGLVAGIIGISGGPVLAPLFVLGLGMPQQLAQGCSLAARLPAVLSGSWENWRLGNVCRPLVLPLALGALAGATLGSRLALALPEPRLRLLFGLVLIGLGLRYLLRPGSRG from the coding sequence ATGTCCTGGCTGAAGGGTATCGCCATTGGCCTCGTCGCCGGCACCGGCGGCGGCCTGATGAGCCTCGGCGGTGGCACCCTGGTGATCCCGCTGCTGATGGGCTGGGCCGGGCTCGGTCCGCTGCTGGCCCGCGGCACGGCGCTGGCGGTCAGCGTCTTCAGCGCCGCCACCGGCAGTCTGATCTACGCCCGCCACGGCCAGCTCGACCTGTTGACCGTGCTCTGGGTCGCCCTGCCCTCCTTTCTCATCACCCCGCTGGCCGCGGCCTGGTCGGAGCACCTGCCGCCGACTGCGCTGAAACGGGGCTTCGGCCTGGTGGTCATGGCCGGTGGACTGCTGATGATCTTCCGCGACCTGGTGTTCGACGGCCTGGCCTTTGCGGCCGACTGGGCGCCGTTCTATCTGCTCGGCGTGGGGGTGGTCGAGGGGCTGGTGGCAGGCATCATCGGCATCAGCGGCGGCCCGGTGCTGGCACCGCTGTTCGTGCTCGGCCTCGGCATGCCACAACAGCTTGCCCAGGGCTGTTCGCTGGCGGCACGCCTGCCGGCGGTGCTCAGCGGCAGCTGGGAGAACTGGCGACTGGGCAATGTCTGTCGGCCGCTGGTGCTGCCGCTGGCGCTGGGCGCCCTCGCCGGTGCGACCCTTGGCAGCCGCCTGGCGCTGGCCCTGCCCGAGCCACGGCTGCGGCTGCTGTTCGGGCTGGTCCTGATCGGCCTCGGCCTGCGCTATCTGCTGCGCCCCGGGAGCAGGGGCTGA
- a CDS encoding FAD-dependent oxidoreductase, with product MTEAIDARTREAVRRLFESSLQGPVRLLFFTQRMPCQACREQRALLEALADLSDRLQLEVHDLQGDAGLAQRYGIRRVPATAVLGEQDHGIRFYGVTSGYEFDSLIEAILMVSGGETGLDAEARALARRIRHPLHLEILVTLTCPYCPAMVQLAHQLAYLNPQIQADMIDAAQFPELAQRYQVSGVPRTVVNERPAFEGALPPRDALLEILRLAEPEAYEEVEAALRSQRGERRVRDPDPGHRYQLLIVGAGPAAMGAALYAARKELDLLLLGDRPGGQIVNTAQIENWPGIATIGGQELAEQFRRQIERFPIAERLHLSVDRIERDGQDFLAHAGDGRVYRAQAVIYCAGKRYRTLGVPGEQRFLGHGVAFCATCDAPLFRDKRVAVVGGGNSAFTAARDLLPFAREIHVINILPDFQADPVLIDEVRASNRVRLHPAMEVREFLGRERLSGIRLRGVEDGRQQDLAVEGVFLEIGLVPNSQPLQGLLELNERGEVPVARDQSTAVAGLFAAGDVSDEAVKQILVAAAAGAKAALAAHEYLHALRDSRGGDGGQG from the coding sequence ATGACGGAAGCGATCGATGCCCGGACCCGGGAGGCGGTGCGCAGGCTGTTCGAGAGTTCACTGCAAGGACCGGTACGCTTGCTGTTCTTCACCCAGCGCATGCCCTGCCAGGCCTGCCGCGAGCAGCGGGCGCTGCTGGAGGCCCTGGCCGACCTCTCGGATCGGCTGCAACTGGAGGTCCACGACCTGCAGGGGGACGCCGGGCTGGCGCAGAGATACGGTATCCGCCGGGTGCCGGCCACCGCGGTGCTCGGCGAGCAGGATCATGGCATCCGTTTCTATGGCGTGACCAGCGGCTACGAGTTCGATTCGCTGATCGAGGCCATCCTGATGGTCTCCGGCGGCGAGACGGGACTGGATGCCGAGGCCCGGGCGCTGGCCAGGCGTATCCGCCATCCGCTGCACCTGGAGATCCTGGTCACCCTGACCTGTCCCTATTGCCCTGCCATGGTGCAGCTGGCCCATCAGCTGGCCTACCTCAATCCGCAGATCCAGGCCGACATGATCGACGCGGCACAGTTCCCGGAACTGGCACAGCGTTACCAGGTCAGCGGTGTGCCGCGCACCGTGGTCAATGAACGGCCGGCCTTCGAGGGGGCCCTGCCGCCACGGGATGCCCTGCTGGAGATCCTTCGTCTGGCCGAACCCGAAGCCTATGAGGAGGTGGAGGCGGCGCTGCGCAGCCAGCGCGGCGAGCGCCGGGTGCGCGATCCCGATCCCGGGCACCGCTATCAACTGCTGATCGTCGGTGCCGGGCCGGCGGCGATGGGCGCCGCCCTCTACGCGGCCCGCAAGGAACTCGATCTGCTGCTGCTCGGCGACCGGCCCGGCGGGCAGATCGTCAACACTGCGCAGATCGAGAACTGGCCCGGCATAGCCACCATCGGCGGCCAGGAACTGGCCGAACAGTTCCGCCGCCAGATTGAGCGCTTCCCCATCGCCGAGCGCCTGCATCTGAGCGTGGACCGCATCGAGCGCGACGGCCAGGACTTCCTGGCCCATGCCGGTGACGGCCGGGTCTACCGGGCGCAGGCGGTGATCTACTGTGCCGGCAAGCGGTACCGCACCCTGGGGGTGCCGGGTGAGCAGCGCTTCCTCGGCCACGGGGTGGCCTTCTGTGCCACCTGCGACGCCCCCCTGTTTCGCGACAAGCGGGTCGCCGTGGTCGGCGGCGGCAATTCCGCCTTCACCGCGGCACGAGATCTGCTGCCCTTCGCCCGCGAGATCCATGTCATCAACATCCTGCCGGATTTCCAGGCCGACCCGGTGCTGATCGATGAAGTTCGCGCCTCGAACAGGGTGCGTCTGCATCCGGCCATGGAGGTGCGGGAATTCCTCGGCAGGGAGCGGCTGAGCGGTATCCGCCTGCGTGGCGTGGAGGACGGCCGGCAACAGGATCTGGCGGTGGAGGGCGTGTTCCTGGAGATCGGCCTGGTGCCCAACAGCCAGCCGTTGCAAGGGTTGCTCGAACTCAACGAGCGCGGCGAGGTGCCGGTGGCGCGTGACCAGTCGACGGCGGTGGCCGGCCTGTTCGCCGCCGGTGACGTCAGCGACGAGGCCGTGAAGCAGATTCTGGTAGCGGCGGCGGCTGGCGCCAAGGCGGCGCTGGCCGCCCACGAATACCTGCACGCGCTGCGTGACAGCAGGGGCGGTGATGGCGGGCAGGGCTGA
- a CDS encoding phage holin family protein: MGILFMWLVTALGLWITTLLVPGVSARTPGTLLLAALVLGLVNAFIRPLLWLLTLPLTVLTFGLFALVVNALTIWLSAALVPGFEVRGFGSALLAALVMALLGLLGFILLQWLMVGEVHWIYMQQRGHGVYL, translated from the coding sequence CTGGGCATCCTGTTCATGTGGCTGGTGACGGCCCTGGGTCTGTGGATCACCACCCTGCTGGTGCCCGGGGTCAGCGCGCGCACCCCCGGCACGCTGCTGCTGGCAGCCCTGGTGCTGGGGCTGGTCAACGCCTTCATCCGGCCACTGCTCTGGCTGCTGACCCTGCCGCTGACGGTGCTCACCTTTGGCCTCTTCGCGCTGGTGGTCAATGCCCTCACCATATGGCTCAGCGCCGCCCTGGTGCCGGGCTTCGAGGTGCGCGGTTTCGGCTCGGCGCTGCTCGCCGCCCTGGTCATGGCCCTGCTCGGGCTGCTCGGTTTCATCCTCCTGCAGTGGTTGATGGTGGGTGAGGTGCACTGGATCTACATGCAACAGCGCGGGCATGGGGTCTATCTTTAG